One window of the Labeo rohita strain BAU-BD-2019 chromosome 9, IGBB_LRoh.1.0, whole genome shotgun sequence genome contains the following:
- the cmklr2 gene encoding chemerin-like receptor 2, whose amino-acid sequence MMAQEDADYVNDTEYMDYGYLGEDKAGGYTQREALHIISVIIYSLAFTLGVIGNGMVIWVTAFKSKRTVNSVWLQNLAIADFVFVLFLPFSIDYVLRDFHWLFGKTMCKLNSFVCTMNMYASVLFLTVLSLDRYISLVHLNWSERYRNVRRSWWVCALIWITSCCLSSPALIFRDVVQHNGRVVCFNNFHEESRHVIAMRHIAMVSLRTTVGFLLPFATITVSGVMLAIKMRQSDSVRVSSFSRTVSAVILAFFLCWVPFHTFSLMELSMHHTIYLHSVLIVGFPLATSLAFFNSCVNPILYVLLTKKARKLIKTSCLKFTKSSLRELSQSVSATELDSALPSCSRDEPTANSSV is encoded by the coding sequence ATGATGGCCCAAGAAGACGCAGACTACGTAAATGACACTGAATACATGGACTATGGATATTTAGGGGAGGACAAGGCTGGAGGCTACACTCAGAGAGAAGCTCTTCACATCATATCAGTGATCATCTACAGCCTGGCATTTACTCTGGGTGTAATTGGGAATGGCATGGTCATTTGGGTTACTGCCTTCAAAAGCAAACGGACCGTGAACAGTGTTTGGCTGCAAAATCTGGCCATCGCTGactttgtgtttgtgctgttcCTGCCATTCTCCATTGACTACGTGCTGCGAGATTTTCACTGGCTCTTTGGGAAGACAATGTGCAAGCTGAACTCATTCGTGTGCACCATGAACATGTACGCCAGCGTGTTGTTTCTGACCGTCCTGAGTTTGGATCGCTACATCTCACTGGTCCATCTGAACTGGTCGGAAAGATATAGAAATGTCCGGAGGTCCTGGTGGGTGTGTGCGCTGATTTGGATCACGTCGTGCTGTTTAAGCAGTCCGGCCCTGATATTCCGTGACGTAGTCCAGCATAACGGGAGGGTTGTGTGCTTTAATAACTTTCACGAGGAGAGCAGGCACGTTATAGCAATGAGACACATTGCGATGGTGTCGCTCCGTACCACCGTGGGCTTTCTGCTTCCATTTGCGACCATCACCGTCAGCGGCGTGATGCTGGCTATTAAGATGCGCCAGTCCGACTCGGTACGTGTGTCTAGCTTTTCCAGAACCGTCTCTGCCGTGATTCTTGCCTTCTTCTTGTGCTGGGTGCCATTTCACACATTCAGCCTGATGGAGCTGAGCATGCATCACACCATCTACCTGCACTCCGTGCTCATCGTGGGCTTCCCGCTCGCCACCAGCCTGGCCTTCTTCAACAGCTGCGTCAACCCGATTCTGTACGTACTGCTTACCAAGAAGGCGCGGAAGCTGATAAAGACGTCGTGTTTGAAATTCACCAAGAGCTCGCTGAGGGAGCTGAGTCAGTCTGTGTCTGCGACTGAGTTAGACTCAGCACTGCCCAGCTGCTCTCGTGATGAACCTACGGCCAACTCCTCCGTCTGA